The DNA segment tcaaaaatcgaaggaggcaaagaaaaaaagtcgttatgtagtgatggatgatgataaagtttatgaaaaagtgatagtcgtgcaattttgcggcggagacataaatcctggagacttgcgcgtttctttaaggctgcgatgctggtgttacgtgaataatcggagtaaataaaacgaacaGCGCGGTTCAGCaatgattcaatgttatttattaggtaagattTTAATACACCCCAGCCACATTCTCAGccctgagaaaaaggctgaggtttttatttgatttattgggagcctcaagatccttgcccaccaaggatagctgctgaggttacccaacccTCTTGAAAGCTTTTAGTAGTAGCTATTTCTAAAAAAAACTTCCATATGTGTTCACTAGATAGCACTAACATTTCAGGCCCTCTACATCGAGGATGTTTTTCATATTTCTATAAAATTCAGCAAAAGACTTCTGCggtaccttgtgcttggcgcatgatggccttagttgtctatgtgccataaaacacaacacaacacgcatTAAAATCCCCGGTTAAGAGATATGGCTCTTGTAGCTGTTCTAGAAGTCTTTCCATGTCTTGAAGTGTAACTGTTTGGTGTGGCTCGAGATATATGGAACATATTGTGATAGTTTTAAAATCGATAACAGTGACTGCAACTGCTTCAAACTTGCTTTTTAACTTGATTTCACGGGTTGCAAAACCAGACTGGATCATAATCGCaccacctccagagagcctactcgcttgctctcggtcacacctaAAGACTTagtatttttttaaatgtttgtaTGTTTAGAACCTAAGTTCTTTTCCTGTAGGCATAACGCACAGGTGAAAGAGTTTAAAAGATCTGTTACATCACTGTAATTTCTTAaaagtcctcggcagttccaacTAATTAGGAATGTCATGTTGGATAAGTTTTGAGGGAGTTAAAAAAAGAACTTGTTCAAGTTTTTAAGAGTCCTGTAATGGGGGCCCTGTCTTTCCTTTtacgctcaagagagctgttccgccgttGTAGCGGGAGCGAGTTTTGAATTGTGTCCATTGCCTCACTAGAGGCCCTGTACGACCGCGGAGAACCCGCGGGTGTGCGGTTTATACTCTAGTTACACGGCcggcttaaccgcggttaagcgcAACCGTGGTTAGGCGGAGTTAACCTTGGTTATCGTGAACTGCAGTTTGGTGGTGTTACACGCGGAAATTTGTTCTCGGTGTGCGCAGTTGTGTCGGTCACGTTGTTGCTCCAGAAGAGAAATCTGCACGGCTAATTTAACGcaagtggtacacaaaatcttacCTAAAACACAAACGTAGGAAGTTTTCTTCCAACGAAGTTTGGTTACATCTGTGCAGGGAAATTTGTTGTCCCGAGGTTATTGAAAGTCAGACAAAACTTAAGAAAGTCTTTCAACATTGGGTGCAGTCGACTCCGCAGGCGACCCGAGAGCCAAGTCAATCCCGTCTGCTTTGGCTCTCTCTGCGACTTGCAGCCCGTCTTCCTGCCGCGCTCCACGTTTCATTTTACCAACTATTTTCCTATTTTAATTGTTCGCTAGAATAAGTGTTATTTTAAATTCTCTTCTATCATCTCTTATTGTGGTTTGCGTGTGAGTGCCGTGGCGCCGTGCGTCGGCGCGAAGTCATACATCGTGATGGCTCACAGCAAGCCCGTGCCGGACGCTGTGGACAGAGGCTGCGGGTTCCTGGCTATGTTCGCCGCCTGTCAGACGGAAATGCAGCAGCGACGTTTGCGGCAGCTCGCAATTCTCGACGAGCTGGAAGAACGGCAAGCTGAACAAGAGCGAGCGGAGAGAACGTGCAGGCGTCTGCAAGCCTTAGCTGCAAGGCTGTGCTCGCGTGAGCGTAGTGTGTGGACTTACCCCCGGGAAACGTCGTGGTATGAAACAACTCTCCCGCACCTTCCGGAGAGTGGCTTCAGAGAAAATTTTCGAATGACCAGGAGCACATTTCAGTACATCGTGGGTGTGTGCTAGTGCATGAAGCGGCGCGATACGAACATGCGCAAGGCGATACCGCTGCGCAAACGTGTGGCGATTGCCATATATCGCCTAGCCACCTCAGCAGAAGAGAGGACGGTCGCAAATGTGTTTGGAGTGAGCCGCTCATCAGTAAACAATATTGTGAGGGAGTTTTGCGACACGATGGTGGAAGTGCTGGAACCGCGGTATATAAAAATGCCGAGGACGCACGAGCTGGCCGAACATCTCCGGCAGTTTGCAGCAGTCGCAGGCTTCCCGCAGGGCGTAGGAGCTGTCGACGGCTGCCACATTGAAGTGTGTCCACCCTCGGAACACGCTGTGGATTACCACAATTATAAGGGGTGGTACAGCACAATTCTTTTGGCTGTCGCAGACCACCGGTACAAATTTTTGTACACGAACACTGGGTCTCCTGGCCGAAACCATGATGCTGCAGTTTTTGAAGTGTCGCGGCTTCCAAAGATTCTGGACAGCGATTTGTTCAAGAGGGAAGTGAGAGAAATTGAAGGTGTGCAGATTGGGCCTCTCTTCCTTGCCGACCAAGCTTTCCCACTGCAGAAGAATGTAATGAAGCCCTTCCCACATTCCGGCATTATCGGTTCTGATGCACAGGAATTTAATTTTCGCCTTTCTAGTGCCAGACGTGTGGTGGAAAATGCTTTTGGGCGCCTCAAGGCACGCTTCAGAATTCTACTGAAGGGCCTGGAATGTGACATTGTTAATGTACCCTATGTCGTTCGAGCATGCTGTGTCCTTCACAACATATGTGAAGAACTTACCGACAGCTGTGACTCTAACTGGCTGGATGTGGTGCATGTAGAAGACAGGCGACGGCCACAGCCCGTCTGCACAAGCAGTCAAGTGGAACCTTCAGGGGTGGCCGTAAGAAATGCCCTGGCAAAGCACCTTGCTTCAAAGTGAAATGCCTTGCATTTACTGCCATGTTGGTGCACGAGTTTATTTCAGTGTGTTTTGTGGCATACAGGTTGAAAATATTTATCCAACTGTGCATATGCcggatgtttcagggaaggtgatcactaatttttcaaaataaggtttttgaggcAACGAGAAGCAATTTGAGGCATAGTAGtacgagtgttggcggacgtcaaaaacaggcggacgtcaaaaacaggcgaatcatcttaactagcgaAGTGCGTAACTAAGTTATAAAAGTtagcttttaactattaccaataggcacttgattgcaattagaggtttgtagccggccattagtaatagcaatatcagtttttgaatttcaaaaatgccatttctctcgccgctgtggcacaacaaaatttggctatttcgactagttacgactcttggaggggttgctttgcctacatactgttcgaaagtgcatgtattatagcacgatgtagccaaattctgtcgtgccacagcaccgagggtaatggCATTTTCGAATTTCTAAACTGATATGGCCATTCTTAACGGtctgctacaaatctctaattgcaagcaGGTGTCTTTTGgcaatagtttaaaagttaactattagaatttaatcACTTAGCTATTTAACATGAttcacctcaaaaaccctatcTTTAAACatgagtgatcaccttccctgaaacaccaggTATGTGTTTTTAAGCTGCTTTTGGTTCATCTGTGTTCATTTCTCATTTTCATATGTGGAATCTTTGCAACAGTTCTGCAGTCTGAACAGGAAGTGACGTCTCCATTCCATGTAGGAAAAACAACTGCGCTTAACAGACGAAGACAGAGGCAGAACATAGACATAGTCTTCGTCTGTAAGCACGCAGTTGTTTTTCAAAGAGCATGAACAAAGTATCTCATCAAAAAGTTCAGAAGACGGAAATTGTGGCAAAACTTAATCGCTCAGCAGTATAAACATGCAGCCACAAACTGCAGTGTGTGCCTGCATAGTCCACCCCTCAGTTCATGGCTTCTGTTCTATATGCAGTGAGGAAATTTAGGTGCCTTATGATTTCGGTGTGCCAGAAACGTTTGTGACCACTTGTACATTAGTAACTGTACACAAGTTCATGCATTGTCCATGTCAACTTTGAGGAATTCTAGAAAAGTTGAAACAGGTTTCTGCATAAGCATTGTCAACAGCATATCATTACTGGCAGTGCCTTGCTTGTTACAGAAAGGACAGAATCAATTATTCTTTATTCTCCTTGGATTGCAAATAGTccttcatcacctgtaacatgcCCTTCTGCACCTCATTGCTCTCTTTCTGGAGCTCGATGAGTTACTTTCGCAGCTCGCTGCTTTCCTTCGCAGCCTTTGCTGCACGTTCCTCAGCCTGTTGATGCATGGCCATCAGCTCACGAAGCAGTGAGCTGGAAGGCCGCTTCCTGCGAAGATTGGATTTTCCACATCGCTCCCCACTTGTCCCCTGCTCCCTGCCTGCTGGCTCGCTGCCTGCCGTGCTGTCATTACCCTCTTCCAGAGTGCAGGGAATTGTAGCGGGTACGGGCATCAAGTTGTCTTCGTACTCAAAGACAATCTCTTGCCCAGTGTGGGCTGGATCCTTTGGCATCTGTGAAtagaggaaaaaagagaaaatgacaaAGATATGTCAGCCACTAAAATACAGAATCATATGATGGTTGGTAGGCAAGTAAAGCCTTGATCACAGACTCTTGAAAACATAACAGGACAAGATACAGAGAAATCGCAGGGGGATAAGAGAGCTTCCTACTCATTAGTAAAAACAGACTGTCTTACGGCGCAAACTTTGCATTGCCTCTTGTCCTTGTGTAACTCTATTAATTTTTGAATGTGAGGAAATCCTTGTGCTGGAGCACCATGTCAATTTTACACTGAACACAACATGGCTGCCACATGTTGTGGAGAAATGACTTATGATGGCCGTGCTGCAACATATGCCACTCATGTCAATAGTGGCACGCTGTCCAATCCCTGCAATCAATTTCTTGTACTTAAACTTTTCTTGTCAAAGAGCATATATGAAGCCTCACTGAAAGGGTCTGGGCCGTCACATTTTGAGATGCATTGCACATTGTGCCGAGAGGCTCAATTCGGTGTTCTGTGTACGATGTCCAAGCACAAAAACCATTTTGTAAGGAAGCTACTGAAAACACTTTATAGGACTGTGCGTAAGGTCCTCCTTGTCACTTACTCATTTGCCACAttggtttttaatgtttttgttggGTTTTCGACAACTATGATTTCTTTCATGTGTTCTTGCTGATATATACCTTGCTGTTATGTTCATATGCTTATCTCTTTCGACCATGCTCATTCTATTCTTTTCAATAAAAACACGTCAAGTTCTGAGTGAGGTGGCTCTTCGCATTGTTTGTgtagtttgcttttggtgtcgtGTAGTGCTTCGATGCAACCTAGATCGACATCAATTAGCCCTTTGTAAGCAACGATGCGGTACGACACAAATGGAGAAGCAAGGGCATGTTTGCACACATGATATTGCTTTCAACTCTCTGTTTATTCCTTTTGCCGTACTGTTCCTCAAAAACTTTATAGTGGTTTCTGAAAGGTGTCTGCAAAGAGGAATGGAAAGCAGGCACATAGCATTCACTACGCTGCTACCAGGCTGAACTGTgctacaggcaaaaaaaaaaagattacctcCACGCTTTCCTGCATCAGGTCACTCTCATTTACTGGCAGTGTGCCAAGAAAGGAGTGCAGCTGCCAATAAAAGGGCCACTGCACTCCTTTAGATCCAGTGGACGATCCAGATCGCCTGAGCTTCCTAGAAAGAAAGACAGTATTAGTCCATGAAACTGTGTCACGAAAATACACAACAAGGTACAATTacttttaagagaaaaatggaggaaaggtGGCACTCGTGCTATTGAACACATTCAGCGAATAAAGCTGTACAGCTCGAGTAGCACCTGTATTAGCATGTCTACATGCAGCAGTTTAGCCTCAGCTAGTGGAAAGGAACATTGTTGACCACCTAACATAGGTCAAGCTATGCATGCATCAAGAAGGAAACATGTTGaattaacactcttgtctgggcgagttggttcatttctaacaaataatgcacttgcgcaaagaaaacaggacacaacaaagtaacacatacgacaagaacagagcgcaacttccaactagtttattaagagcaggcaacttgaatatatagcagtgttagccaacagaaagattacaaaaccaaaagaaagataaaccaCGTGCGTTGTTAATACCAGCAAGCCGCtgccaagggtacaaccagatatcattctgtcaaactgatatgatactccataacaatcaaaacaaaaccaaaaaagagaaactgaagaatcatgaggtgaacaatgaacacAGGGAATATGAGATATATTCACCTCATGattcttcagtttctcttttttggttttatgtattgattgttatggagtatcatatcagtttgacagaatatctggttgtacccttggcagcggcttgctggtattaacagcgcatgtggtttatctttcttttggttttgtaatctttctgttggctaACACTGGTATACATTtaagttgcctgctcttaataaactagttggaagttgcgctctgttcttgtcgtatgtgttattTTATTGTGTCGtgttttctttgcgcaagtgcattattTGCAAGAAGGAAACGCGTGTGTGCTGCTGGCGCAAGCCATTTGTGGCAATGGCAAAGTCTGCCCTTTACACGCTGTCGATGAAACGTTAAAatacggtttggtttggtttatatgggtttaacgccccaaagcgactcgggctacgagagAGACCGTAGTGCacggctccggaatttcgaccacgtggggttctttaacgtgcactgccatcgcacagtacacgggccagcagcatttcgcctccatcgaaaagctacctccgcggccgggatcgaagccgcgcctTTTAAGTCCACAgctgagcaccattaccactgagccattgcggtgcCTAAAAATATGCACGCTACAAAGGAAATGTACGCGGTCAGTGCAACCAAGCTTAGTTCAGGATGACACCGCACCACGTACAGGAAAGGACACGCAACTCGTACTAAACTGTGTGTTCTGCTCACGACCGGCTGCCGGTCGAGGTTCTGCTGAACGCTACGAGATTGGCAGTCACTCGGACGAGCCAGGCTACGATAGCGGCTGCCGctcgtca comes from the Amblyomma americanum isolate KBUSLIRL-KWMA chromosome 1, ASM5285725v1, whole genome shotgun sequence genome and includes:
- the LOC144109634 gene encoding uncharacterized protein LOC144109634, with amino-acid sequence MAATMSVEPSAMASEASSQKRVNWPTVTTEALIRIWEDNLSALRSNTRNARIYNAMAELLNAGLPSGEGPYTAKQVRQKLENLNKQYRKLRRSGSSTGSKGVQWPFYWQLHSFLGTLPVNESDLMQESVEMPKDPAHTGQEIVFEYEDNLMPVPATIPCTLEEGNDSTAGSEPAGREQGTSGERCGKSNLRRKRPSSSLLRELMAMHQQAEERAAKAAKESSELRK